The proteins below are encoded in one region of Mycolicibacterium neworleansense:
- a CDS encoding acyl-ACP desaturase has translation MAQKPVANALTLELEPVVEAELRRHLDTEDLWYAHDYVPFDQGENFAFLGGQDWDPSQVTLPKTITDALEILLITKDNLSGYHRELVEHFILEDKWGRFLGRWTAEEHLHAVALRNYLVVTREIDPTANEDVRVEHVMKGYRADSYSQIETLVFMAFFERAHAVFTRNLKDQITEPVLASMMGRIVLDEERHELFFANLVAYLLGTHRDETVAAIAARARELDVIGADIDAYQDKVAVVAEAGIFDKAALAKVISDRITAWGLADEPQLQEFINT, from the coding sequence ATGGCACAGAAACCTGTAGCTAATGCGCTGACCTTGGAGCTCGAGCCCGTCGTCGAGGCTGAGCTGCGTCGACACCTGGATACCGAGGATCTCTGGTACGCGCACGATTACGTGCCGTTCGACCAGGGCGAGAACTTCGCCTTCCTCGGTGGCCAGGACTGGGATCCGTCACAGGTCACCCTGCCCAAGACCATCACCGACGCCTTGGAGATCCTGCTGATCACCAAGGACAACCTGTCGGGTTACCACCGCGAGCTCGTCGAGCACTTCATCCTCGAGGACAAGTGGGGCCGCTTTCTGGGCCGCTGGACCGCCGAGGAGCACCTGCACGCCGTGGCGCTGCGCAACTACCTCGTCGTCACCCGTGAGATCGACCCGACGGCCAACGAGGACGTCCGCGTCGAGCACGTGATGAAGGGTTACCGCGCCGACAGCTACAGCCAGATCGAGACGCTGGTTTTCATGGCGTTCTTCGAGCGTGCGCACGCGGTCTTCACCCGCAACCTCAAGGACCAGATCACCGAGCCGGTGCTGGCGTCGATGATGGGCCGCATCGTTCTCGACGAGGAGCGGCATGAGCTGTTCTTCGCGAACCTGGTGGCCTACCTGCTGGGCACCCACCGCGACGAGACCGTGGCGGCCATCGCCGCCCGGGCCCGCGAGCTCGACGTGATCGGCGCCGACATCGACGCCTACCAGGACAAGGTCGCCGTGGTGGCCGAGGCCGGCATCTTCGACAAGGCTGCTCTGGCGAAGGTCATCTCCGACCGGATCACCGCCTGGGGTCTGGCCGACGAACCCCAGCTCCAGGAGTTCATCAACACGTAA
- a CDS encoding glycine hydroxymethyltransferase, protein MAADSSSTLPAASGVDYAETSSAAYAAALRVIESVEPRVAAATRKELADQRDSLKLIASENYASPAVLLTMGTWFSDKYAEGTVGHRFYAGCQNVDTVEALAAEHARELFGAPYAYVQPHSGIDANLVAFWAILATKVEAPELANLGAKHVNDLSEADWETLRNKLGNQRLLGMSLDAGGHLTHGFRPNISGKMFHQRSYGTNPETGFLDYDAVAAAAREFKPLILVAGYSAYPRRVNFAKMREIADEVGATLMVDMAHFAGLVAGKVFTGDEDPVPHAHVTTTTTHKSLRGPRGGMVLATEEFAPAVDKGCPMVLGGPLSHVMAAKAVALAEARQPAFQTYAQQVADNAQALADGFVKRDAGLVTGGTDNHIVLLDVRSFGLTGRQAESALLDAGVVTNRNAIPADPNGAWYTSGIRLGTPALTSRGFGAEDFDRVAELIVDVLSNTQPEGTSKAKYKLAEGTAERVHAASAELLNANPLYPGLTL, encoded by the coding sequence ATGGCAGCAGACTCGTCATCCACCTTGCCCGCGGCTTCCGGCGTCGATTACGCCGAGACCTCAAGCGCCGCGTATGCGGCCGCATTGCGGGTCATCGAATCCGTCGAGCCCCGGGTCGCGGCGGCCACCCGTAAAGAGCTTGCCGATCAACGTGATTCGCTCAAGCTGATCGCCAGTGAGAATTACGCCTCCCCGGCCGTGCTGCTGACCATGGGCACCTGGTTCTCCGACAAGTACGCCGAGGGCACCGTCGGGCACCGCTTCTACGCCGGCTGCCAGAACGTCGACACGGTCGAGGCGCTGGCCGCCGAGCACGCCCGTGAACTGTTCGGCGCCCCCTACGCCTACGTCCAGCCGCACTCCGGCATCGACGCCAATCTCGTTGCCTTCTGGGCGATCCTGGCGACCAAGGTCGAGGCGCCCGAGTTGGCCAACCTGGGTGCCAAGCACGTCAACGACCTGTCCGAGGCGGACTGGGAGACCCTGCGCAACAAGCTGGGCAACCAGCGCCTGCTCGGCATGTCGCTGGATGCCGGCGGTCACCTGACCCACGGCTTCCGGCCCAACATCTCGGGCAAGATGTTCCATCAGCGCAGCTACGGCACCAACCCGGAGACGGGCTTTTTGGACTACGACGCGGTCGCCGCGGCTGCCCGCGAGTTCAAGCCGCTGATCCTGGTCGCCGGATACTCCGCCTATCCGCGCCGGGTGAACTTCGCCAAGATGCGCGAGATCGCCGACGAAGTGGGCGCCACGCTCATGGTCGACATGGCCCACTTCGCGGGCCTGGTCGCGGGCAAGGTGTTCACCGGCGACGAGGATCCGGTGCCGCACGCCCACGTCACCACCACGACCACGCACAAGTCTCTGCGCGGCCCGCGCGGCGGCATGGTGCTGGCCACCGAGGAATTCGCCCCGGCCGTGGACAAGGGCTGCCCGATGGTGCTCGGCGGGCCGCTGAGCCATGTGATGGCCGCCAAGGCCGTCGCGCTGGCCGAGGCGCGCCAGCCCGCGTTCCAGACCTACGCCCAACAGGTCGCCGACAACGCCCAGGCGCTGGCCGACGGCTTCGTCAAGCGTGATGCGGGCCTGGTCACCGGCGGCACCGACAACCACATCGTGCTGCTCGACGTGCGCTCGTTCGGGCTGACCGGCCGCCAGGCCGAGTCCGCCCTGCTCGACGCCGGCGTCGTCACCAACCGCAACGCGATCCCGGCCGACCCCAACGGCGCCTGGTACACCAGCGGCATCCGGCTGGGCACCCCGGCACTGACCAGCCGCGGATTCGGTGCCGAGGACTTCGACCGGGTGGCCGAGCTGATCGTCGACGTGCTGTCCAACACGCAGCCCGAGGGGACATCGAAAGCCAAGTACAAGCTCGCCGAGGGCACCGCCGAGCGCGTGCACGCGGCCTCGGCCGAGCTGCTGAACGCCAACCCGCTGTACCCGGGCCTGACCCTCTGA
- a CDS encoding DUF885 domain-containing protein, whose protein sequence is MANGMDFGADKSADSAALIREYLLLGLRFDRVEDGYVDSFTGDPQLRRAVENEPPPDPADLARQADRLLTQIPDDLDRDRAEYIAAHLRALNCAGRKFAGEEVGFVDEVQAYFDVRISKGDPERYREAHAKLDEALGGTGPLAERIQAHRSGDEIPPARLEECIHAFSSALRDKVRAAYPLPETETITYEVVTDKPWSGFNYYLGDYKSTVAVNADLKQQMANLPRLVAHESYPGHHTEHCRKEAGLVARDGELEQTIFLVNTPQCLMAEGLADLALHAIVGPGWGAWAADIYADLGLRFDGERAEAISEAMAGLADVRQDAALMLHDEHRDVDEVAEFLKRWLLVGDDRARQSLRFLSSPLWRAYTSTYIEGYRLLRRWLDDRPDGVTLTERFGRLLDEPLIPSTLA, encoded by the coding sequence ATGGCGAACGGGATGGACTTCGGAGCGGACAAATCGGCGGACTCGGCCGCCCTCATCCGCGAATATCTGCTCCTCGGACTGCGCTTCGACCGCGTGGAGGACGGCTACGTCGACTCCTTCACCGGCGACCCGCAGCTGCGCCGGGCGGTGGAGAACGAGCCGCCGCCCGACCCGGCCGATCTGGCCCGTCAGGCTGACCGCCTGCTCACCCAGATCCCCGACGATCTCGACCGCGACCGCGCCGAATACATCGCCGCGCACCTGCGGGCGCTCAATTGCGCGGGCCGGAAATTCGCCGGTGAAGAGGTCGGATTCGTCGACGAGGTGCAGGCCTACTTCGACGTGCGGATCAGCAAGGGCGATCCGGAGCGCTACCGCGAGGCCCACGCCAAACTCGACGAAGCACTCGGCGGCACCGGCCCACTGGCCGAGCGGATCCAGGCGCACCGCAGCGGGGACGAGATCCCGCCCGCCCGCCTCGAGGAGTGCATCCACGCGTTCTCGTCGGCCCTGCGTGACAAGGTGCGCGCCGCCTACCCGCTGCCGGAGACCGAGACCATCACCTACGAGGTGGTCACCGACAAACCCTGGTCGGGCTTCAATTACTACCTGGGCGACTACAAGTCCACCGTGGCGGTCAACGCCGACCTCAAACAGCAGATGGCCAACCTGCCCAGGCTGGTGGCCCACGAGTCGTATCCCGGCCATCACACCGAGCACTGCCGGAAAGAAGCCGGCCTGGTGGCCCGTGACGGCGAGCTGGAACAGACGATTTTCCTCGTCAACACCCCGCAATGCCTGATGGCCGAGGGTCTGGCCGACCTGGCGCTACACGCCATCGTCGGACCCGGCTGGGGCGCGTGGGCCGCCGACATCTATGCCGATCTGGGGCTGCGGTTCGACGGGGAACGCGCCGAGGCGATCTCGGAGGCGATGGCCGGGCTGGCCGACGTGCGCCAGGACGCGGCGCTGATGCTGCACGACGAGCACCGTGACGTCGACGAGGTGGCCGAATTTCTCAAGCGGTGGCTGCTGGTCGGCGACGATCGGGCCAGGCAATCGCTGCGGTTCCTGTCCTCGCCGTTGTGGCGGGCCTACACCAGCACCTACATCGAGGGTTACCGATTGCTGCGCCGGTGGTTGGACGACCGCCCCGACGGCGTGACGCTGACCGAGCGTTTCGGGCGGCTGCTCGACGAGCCGCTGATCCCATCGACGTTGGCCTGA
- the coaA gene encoding type I pantothenate kinase — translation MPRPSEPSPYVEFDRSQWRALRMSTPLKLTEDELLRLRGMGEKLDILEVEEVYLPLARLIHLQVAARQRLFAATAEFLGEPQQNPDRPVPFVIGVAGSVAVGKSTTARVLQALLARWGHHPRVDLVTTDGFLYPNKELNRRNLMHRKGFPESYDRRGLMRFVTAVKSGADEVCAPVYSHLLYDIVPGEKQVVRHPDILILEGLNVLQTGPALMVSDLFDFSVYVDARIEDIEQWYISRFLTMRSTAFADPASHFHHYSTLTDEQAVFAARDIWHSINRPNLIENILPTRPRATLVLRKDADHSINRLRLRKL, via the coding sequence ATGCCGCGGCCGAGCGAGCCGAGCCCCTATGTGGAGTTCGACCGAAGTCAATGGCGTGCACTGCGCATGTCGACACCGCTGAAACTCACCGAGGACGAACTGCTGCGCCTGCGGGGTATGGGCGAGAAACTCGACATCCTCGAGGTCGAAGAGGTCTACCTGCCACTGGCCCGGTTGATCCATCTGCAGGTGGCGGCGCGGCAACGGTTGTTCGCCGCAACGGCGGAGTTCCTCGGTGAGCCACAGCAGAATCCGGACCGGCCGGTGCCGTTCGTCATCGGCGTCGCGGGCAGCGTGGCGGTCGGGAAATCGACCACCGCCCGTGTGCTGCAGGCGCTGTTGGCCCGCTGGGGCCACCATCCGCGGGTCGACCTCGTCACCACCGACGGGTTCCTCTACCCGAACAAGGAACTCAACCGCCGGAACCTCATGCACCGCAAGGGATTCCCGGAGAGCTACGACCGGCGCGGCCTGATGCGCTTTGTCACCGCGGTGAAATCCGGCGCCGACGAGGTCTGCGCGCCGGTGTACTCACACCTGCTCTACGACATCGTGCCGGGCGAGAAGCAGGTGGTGCGGCATCCGGACATCCTGATCCTGGAAGGGCTGAACGTCCTGCAGACCGGGCCGGCGCTGATGGTCTCGGACCTGTTCGACTTCTCGGTGTACGTCGACGCGCGCATCGAGGACATCGAGCAGTGGTACATCTCCCGGTTCCTGACAATGCGCTCGACCGCGTTCGCGGATCCGGCCTCGCACTTCCACCACTACTCGACGCTGACCGATGAGCAGGCCGTGTTCGCGGCCCGGGACATCTGGCATTCCATCAACCGGCCCAACCTGATCGAGAACATCCTGCCGACCCGGCCGCGGGCCACCCTGGTGCTCCGCAAGGATGCCGACCATTCGATCAACCGGCTGCGGCTGCGCAAGCTCTAG
- a CDS encoding (2Z,6E)-farnesyl diphosphate synthase, whose translation MDIIPPRLKEPAYRLYEMRLRHELAQSRSELPRHIAVLCDGNRRWARDAGYDDVSIGYRMGAAKIAEMLRWCQAAGIEMTTVYLLSTENLQRDPEELSALLEIITDVVEEICAPSNTWTVRTVGDLELLGEEPARRLREAVESTNGRGGQFHVNVAVAYGGRQEIVDAVRSLLSKELANGATAEQLVEAVTVDGISENLYTSGQPDPDLVIRTSGEQRLSGFLLWQSAYSEMWFTEAYWPAFRRVDFLRALRDYTARHRRFGK comes from the coding sequence GTGGACATCATTCCCCCGCGACTCAAGGAACCGGCCTATCGGCTCTACGAGATGCGGTTGCGTCACGAGCTGGCGCAGTCCCGATCTGAACTACCTCGTCACATCGCGGTGTTGTGCGACGGGAACCGCCGCTGGGCGCGTGACGCGGGTTACGACGACGTCAGCATCGGCTACCGGATGGGTGCGGCCAAGATCGCCGAGATGCTGCGCTGGTGTCAGGCCGCCGGTATCGAGATGACGACGGTCTACCTGCTCTCGACCGAGAACCTGCAACGCGACCCCGAAGAGCTGTCGGCCCTGCTCGAGATCATCACCGACGTGGTCGAGGAGATCTGCGCCCCGTCGAACACCTGGACGGTGCGCACCGTCGGTGACCTGGAGTTGTTGGGGGAGGAGCCGGCCCGCCGGCTGCGTGAGGCCGTCGAATCGACCAACGGCCGGGGCGGGCAGTTCCATGTGAACGTCGCCGTCGCCTACGGGGGACGCCAGGAGATCGTCGATGCGGTGCGCTCGTTGTTGTCGAAGGAACTGGCCAATGGCGCCACCGCCGAACAACTCGTCGAAGCGGTCACCGTCGACGGCATCTCGGAGAACCTCTACACCTCAGGGCAACCCGATCCGGACCTGGTGATCCGCACCTCGGGTGAGCAACGCCTGTCCGGATTCCTGTTGTGGCAGAGCGCATATTCGGAGATGTGGTTCACCGAGGCGTACTGGCCCGCCTTCCGCCGCGTCGATTTCCTGCGCGCGCTGCGCGATTACACGGCCCGGCACCGTCGCTTCGGAAAGTAG
- the trhA gene encoding PAQR family membrane homeostasis protein TrhA: MTAPTGSTKPYRSAAALSRPAEDLPEAVAEGVAQFLGKPRARGWIHVYSAVVAFIAGAALVSVSWSVESTRAGLATLLYTFTIVAMFTVSGTYHRVNWKSERARKWMKRLDHSMIFIFIAGSYTPFALLALPESKGMVLFWIVWGGAIAGVLLKMFWPSAPRWLGVPLYILLGWVAAWFIGPIMHGAGVAAVVLLIVGGALYSIGGVLYALKWPNPWPTTFGHHEFFHACTAVAAICHYIAMWFAVF, from the coding sequence ATGACCGCGCCGACGGGTAGCACCAAGCCCTACCGTTCCGCGGCCGCACTGAGCCGGCCCGCAGAAGACCTGCCCGAAGCCGTCGCCGAAGGCGTCGCCCAGTTCCTCGGCAAACCGCGCGCCCGCGGCTGGATCCACGTGTACTCGGCGGTCGTCGCATTCATCGCCGGAGCGGCCCTGGTGTCGGTGTCGTGGTCGGTGGAATCGACCCGGGCCGGGCTGGCGACACTGCTCTACACCTTCACGATCGTGGCGATGTTCACCGTCAGCGGCACCTATCACCGGGTGAACTGGAAATCCGAGCGCGCCCGCAAATGGATGAAGCGCCTCGATCACTCGATGATCTTCATCTTCATCGCCGGCAGCTACACCCCGTTCGCCCTGCTGGCCTTGCCGGAATCCAAAGGCATGGTGCTGTTCTGGATCGTGTGGGGTGGGGCGATCGCGGGCGTGCTGCTCAAGATGTTCTGGCCGTCGGCACCGCGCTGGCTCGGCGTCCCGCTCTACATCCTGTTGGGCTGGGTGGCGGCCTGGTTCATCGGGCCGATCATGCACGGGGCCGGTGTGGCCGCGGTGGTCCTGCTGATCGTCGGCGGCGCGCTGTACAGCATCGGCGGCGTGCTCTACGCACTCAAATGGCCCAACCCGTGGCCGACCACCTTCGGCCATCACGAGTTCTTCCACGCCTGCACGGCGGTGGCGGCGATCTGTCACTACATCGCCATGTGGTTCGCCGTCTTCTGA